In uncultured Fibrobacter sp., a single window of DNA contains:
- a CDS encoding DUF4956 domain-containing protein: MLDLLAVQSSTTNATIITLAYTLCLAFILSSAIGWTYEKTFLGLSYSRNFVQGIVLSSVAAAMIMQAIGDNVGRGLGMMGALSVVRFRTSFKDPRDIMFIFAALGAGIGCGVYAWGAAVGGTIAFCCVAFLLSRTGLGTKHFFDGMLRFALPNEGDARAQVEHIMKTSLKTFILITMREVDGGARLDVAYQIRLRATKPAAEILNDLSKIEGISDVQFMMQDATTEM; this comes from the coding sequence ATGTTAGACCTTCTTGCGGTTCAATCAAGTACGACCAACGCTACTATTATTACGTTGGCATATACGCTTTGCCTTGCCTTTATCTTATCTTCGGCAATCGGCTGGACTTACGAAAAGACCTTCCTCGGGCTTTCCTATTCCAGGAACTTTGTTCAGGGCATCGTCCTGAGCTCGGTTGCGGCTGCAATGATCATGCAGGCCATCGGCGATAACGTCGGGCGCGGTCTCGGTATGATGGGTGCGCTTTCGGTGGTCCGCTTCCGTACGAGTTTCAAGGACCCGCGAGATATCATGTTCATATTTGCGGCGCTAGGTGCGGGTATCGGCTGTGGCGTTTATGCCTGGGGTGCCGCTGTCGGCGGTACGATAGCCTTCTGCTGTGTCGCTTTCCTCCTTTCCCGTACGGGTCTCGGTACCAAGCACTTCTTTGACGGTATGCTCCGCTTTGCTCTCCCGAACGAAGGCGATGCCCGTGCCCAGGTCGAACATATCATGAAGACGAGCCTCAAGACTTTCATTCTCATCACCATGCGCGAAGTCGATGGCGGCGCCCGTCTGGATGTCGCTTACCAGATTCGCCTGCGTGCGACGAAGCCCGCTGCCGAAATCCTGAATGACCTTTCCAAGATCGAGGGTATTTCGGATGTCCAGTTCATGATGCAAGACGCGACGACGGAAATGTAA
- a CDS encoding HlyD family efflux transporter periplasmic adaptor subunit has translation MHKLEDLLDNFWNTHKNNAGVAYVYTHKLSLAWAFCVVFAIVLGLVYQGKVAMFRGIADANETIISVPSATEIVKVHVVPGQELQVGDTIVEINRPDLTLRISEVAREIDALEGRSNLSSAEIDQKVAEVKANLETRRLTLSAEIRNLETEYQKNKEISAKLKSLSNSKSSGDGNDAMALQIKSLKNELALATKSANQQIALLRGSGRLQKTSGQSEVENLKKELAELQKQQEDLVQIAKENWVVGDVNVRDGEKVSSFAPILTLTHKRPTIIRGYINEQIYQNMDVGETVKVTTLAGTGKAVVGEVVGLSSRIVPFPTRMWKMPELPVYGREVTIKIPEENPFLLGEMVTIAEMGVIQQHLKKDGKK, from the coding sequence ATGCACAAACTTGAAGATCTTCTCGACAATTTCTGGAACACCCACAAGAATAATGCGGGTGTCGCCTACGTCTATACTCACAAGCTGTCTTTGGCTTGGGCTTTCTGCGTTGTTTTTGCCATTGTCCTTGGCTTGGTTTACCAGGGCAAGGTGGCCATGTTCCGCGGCATTGCCGATGCGAACGAAACCATTATCAGCGTGCCCTCCGCAACCGAAATCGTTAAGGTCCACGTGGTTCCCGGCCAGGAACTCCAGGTGGGCGACACGATTGTCGAAATCAACCGCCCGGACTTGACTCTCCGCATCTCCGAAGTTGCCCGCGAAATTGACGCCCTCGAAGGCCGCAGCAACCTGAGTTCCGCCGAAATCGACCAGAAGGTGGCCGAAGTCAAGGCGAACCTCGAGACAAGGCGCCTCACTCTCAGCGCCGAAATCCGCAACCTCGAGACGGAATACCAGAAGAACAAGGAAATTTCCGCCAAGCTCAAGAGCCTCTCGAACTCGAAGTCCAGCGGCGACGGCAACGACGCCATGGCCCTGCAGATCAAGAGCCTCAAGAACGAACTTGCATTGGCTACCAAGAGCGCAAACCAGCAAATCGCCCTTTTGCGCGGCAGTGGCCGCCTGCAGAAGACGAGCGGACAGAGCGAAGTCGAGAACCTGAAGAAGGAACTGGCCGAACTCCAGAAACAGCAGGAAGACCTCGTCCAGATTGCCAAGGAAAACTGGGTGGTCGGTGACGTGAACGTCCGCGATGGCGAAAAGGTTTCGAGCTTTGCCCCGATTCTCACCCTCACGCACAAGCGCCCGACGATTATCCGCGGCTACATCAACGAACAGATTTACCAGAACATGGATGTGGGCGAGACTGTGAAGGTGACCACGCTTGCCGGTACGGGCAAGGCGGTTGTCGGCGAAGTTGTCGGCCTCTCCAGCCGTATCGTCCCGTTCCCGACCCGTATGTGGAAAATGCCGGAATTGCCGGTGTACGGTCGTGAAGTGACCATCAAGATCCCCGAAGAGAATCCGTTCCTCCTGGGCGAAATGGTGACCATCGCGGAAATGGGCGTTATTCAACAACATCTCAAGAAAGACGGTAAGAAATAA